In Bacillota bacterium, the genomic stretch TCCAGCCAAACCCTGCAGCCTTCGTCCTCTCTTCCCTCATGACAAAAACTGTACCCATCCTGCATCATATCGTCCAGCTTCTCTGAGTTCATTACATGGGGGGCCAATCTCTCCCAAAGGACAACGGCGGCCATCCAGGGGAAGTCCTCGTCGAAGCCTTTTGCGGTAACGCGGTAGGTCTTCCACCAGTTATTGGCCAAGTCATTGGCGGAGTAAAAACACTCAACGTCCCCAAGGAAATCTTTTTCGGTAACCTCAATGCCGAATTCGGCCAGCTTTGAAAAAATCTTTTCTGTGGAAAAAGAACGGATCTCTTCTAAAGTCCAATGTTTCTGCCTTGCCTTAGGAAGGCAGCACTTCTTATACTTCTTCCCGCTCCCACATGGACATGGGTCATTTCTGCCGATTTTTGCCAAACCTATCCCCCTCGCCATCTTCATTTCAGTGTAGAAAGCCAGAAAAATTTCTCACCACCGCCTGCGGGTTAGGTTACCTTCGCCAGCGCCCGGTTCACTTCATTGATATAGAAATATTCCGGGTCAAACTTTCTTCCCCCGGTGTCCTTTTCTGCCCAAACCAGATAATCGTCATGCTCCGGGTGCCCGGCATCGCGGATAATGCGCAGAAATTCTTCGTAACCCGAAACTCCGCCGACATCCTCCGGTGGCCTGTGGCGGGTGCCGGCGACGCATACCGGGTAACGCCGTCCTTCTTCGGCCGGCAGTATTTTCTCCAGAACCACCTCATGCCGCCAGTTATCTCCAAATCTGCCTGTTCCGGCCCGCCGGGCGGTTTCGGGCTTGCCGCACCCACCCAGCACTACTATAGAGAAGAGCGCCGCCAGGATGAGCAACGCTACCTTGCGCCACATTGGATCTTACACCTCCTGACTCACCGCCTGCCCCGCCGCGACTAGTCGGGTATTTTTCGTCATAGTGAGCCAAGCTCGTGAGGTAGAGGTCGGCAAATTCGCCCGCTTCTACGTAAACCGCTATCCACGGTTCACAGGCAAAAGCCTCGCATGCCGCCAATAGCTTTTCTCTATCGTCTTTCCCTCCCTGGTATGAAAAAATGTTAACAGGCGCCTGCTCACGACCCGGCCTCCGCGTTCTTGACTTAACCGTGATACCCAAGCGTTCTCCTGTTGCAGGGTTATAGGCCATGATGTCCAGTCCCGTGTGGTCAACAAGAGCCACTTCGAATCCGGACCGCGAAAGCCAGTTGCAAATCAGATGTTCTCCGAAGTTGCCAATTATCCTCTGGTGCCGCGAGCTTTTTGTGATCCTCATTTCCCTTTCCCTCCGAACGTGGGCCGATTCGTGCCCAACTCAAAAAATGGCAGGCCGGTCTAGACGCGCGTTGTACTGGCGGCGATAATTTCAGTCACTCGCGGAACAAGAGAGCGACCGACCAGGGAAAGATAGGATGCGCCCAAGCTGCCGACCAGTAAGAAAGTCTGTAATAGAAACTCGCTCGTGTAAACGGAGAACGGCGGGGAGTAACAACAAACAGTACACCCAAGCAACACACAGTAAACCGAAGAAACGGCCTTTTTTACCCCACCGTTACCCTTTCTCCTTTCGCCGATCACACCACCCTGCAAGTACCTTGGAACCGCCGGAAAAAGTCCCGGTTTTCCGTGTGCACGGGGATCAGAATCTCCGGCCTGATCGTCTCCACCGTTTCCTCTATCCCCGGGCCGTGGATGTGGCTGCTGCCTTGATAGACAACAGACGGAAATTCCCACTGGGCACTAAAGCAGAAACTATACACCTTTTGAAGTAGCCTAACCGCACATTCTTCAAAGTTCTTCGAAGTCAAATCCCGCCGCCCCTTCTTCTCTAGTAGAAGTTTTTTTTAACACCAGTACCCAAATCCCCTGCCCGGACAGCAACTCCCGGCAAGAATCTTACCCGGGCCTGTTCCGCCAAAAGTGTCCCACCACCACCCGTGTCAGTTTCATCTCGCCGTGCGCCAGGAGTTCCTTCACCACCTCCGTCAGACGATCATCGGCAACTTCATCCAGAACCCGCAGTTCCGCTTGCAATTCCAGCGGTAGCTTCCCCCGTCGGCCTGCGTGATGTGATTCAGCTGGCAACACACTCCGGCTTGTAGCTCATTACTTTTTCCATCCCCGCTTCCGTGAGGCGTTCACCCGGCACCGCCCGGCCAGCCGGCATAGTGCACAGCAGCCGGTAAGCCCGGAGAGGAGCGACAAGACACCCAGAAGACCCAGGTAACCCCAAGGGGTGCACGGCCCCCGGAAAGCGAAGTACAGGGTGCAAAGCAAAGCCATCCCGAAAATGACCCGGGCAAACCGTTCCAGCCAACTCATCTCTTGCTCCCTCGTCTACCCCACCACCACAGATTCCCCTTTTCCGGCCATACCACCCGGCAAATCCCTTCGAAGCGCCGCAAGAGTCCCGGTTTTCGGTATGGACAGGCATCAGTACCTCCGGTCTTACCGACCTTACAAAAGAGAGTCGAAGAGTTCGTTACTCCAATGCTTGAGTTGACCAAGCATTTCGGCCCAGCCAGCCAATTTCCACTGGTGGAGATCGTTCACCATCGCCTCTACTGAAAGCACGTCAGCAAAGCCGTACTCTTCGATCACCGCACTCCGTCCTTCAGAAGTTATCACGCCCCAGATCAGGACGGCCCCGTTAACCCGGACCTGGCGGCCGCCCACCCTTACCTCAAGTGCCCCGGGATCCCTTGCCAACTGCAGGAACTTCTGAAAGGCCGCGCTTCGGTGGTGCTGCACCTGCCAGACCCCGGTAAGCTGCAGATAACGGTAATTTTCGAATTCCAGCTCACACTTCATTTCCGCGACAAAGAACTTGCCTGTTTCCCTGTGCCGAAGGGTAAAGTCAAGGGTGTGCCCGCGCGCTTCGCCCGGCACGCGCAATGTGGGCCGCCCCAGGTCTTCGTAAGGGACCGCGGGATACCTGCACCAGTGCCGGACCACCTCTTCGCTGAACAAGCCAAAAAGGCGCGAAAGGAATTTGTCCCGCGCGGGGTTTTCTGTATGGAAAATTTCCTCAAACTGGACTGTCACCCTGGGCCACTCCTTTCGGTTTCCTGCTAATCCAGCGTCTCCACAGCCCACAGGCGCCGCACGTGCTCTTCGCTCAAGCAGTCCGCTCCGGCCAGCAGGTGGTTGAGGTACTCGCGGGTAGGTTTCATCCCGTTCCGCACCCTTTCGGGGTTCGCCACGTAGGTCACGGCGGATACAACTTGACCTATGTCCCGCTGTTCTATGTTGACTCGATGGCGCCTGTAGTGGAGAGGAACACCTTCGTAACGGTCGAGCTTCCCCAGCTCTTCTTCAGTCACGGCATAGAGGATGCCTTTTACCACGCTGCCTAGGCAGGGCACGATGTTAGCAAAGCCTGTCCCCGGAATGTTTCTGGATGCCTTGTTGAACTCCAAGAGTTGCTCAAGCTCCATAAACGGCTTACTGCCGTCTCTGAAAAGTTTCAGCACGGAGTAAACCACGTCCTTTTTTTCATTTTCATGGCACTCGGGAATGGGTAACTCGTAAAGGAAAAAGGTATTCAAATTTGCCGAGATGCGCAACCGAATGTAGTAGTCAAAGACAAAACTATTTAGCAAGGCCAGTAAAAAAAGAAATTCCGAAACAGGAAGATTGTGCTGTACTACGCCGCTTCTTTCAT encodes the following:
- a CDS encoding plasmid pRiA4b ORF-3 family protein, coding for MWRKVALLILAALFSIVVLGGCGKPETARRAGTGRFGDNWRHEVVLEKILPAEEGRRYPVCVAGTRHRPPEDVGGVSGYEEFLRIIRDAGHPEHDDYLVWAEKDTGGRKFDPEYFYINEVNRALAKVT
- a CDS encoding gamma-glutamylcyclotransferase; protein product: MIASIVPAKVFLGNSLNYFRRVDYQYDERSGVVQHNLPVSEFLFLLALLNSFVFDYYIRLRISANLNTFFLYELPIPECHENEKKDVVYSVLKLFRDGSKPFMELEQLLEFNKASRNIPGTGFANIVPCLGSVVKGILYAVTEEELGKLDRYEGVPLHYRRHRVNIEQRDIGQVVSAVTYVANPERVRNGMKPTREYLNHLLAGADCLSEEHVRRLWAVETLD